The genomic stretch CCGGAGCTCGACACGGCCGTGAACCGCGACTTCGTGGCCCTGTATCAGAAGGCCAAGGGCGGGGCCATCCCTCCCCAGCTCACGGCCCAGGCCTTCACGGCTTACCAGGTGGTGGCTGAAGCGCTGCAGCGGCTGAACCAACGCCAACCGCTGGCCAGGGTTCCCCTGGGGGAGGCGCGCAAGGCGCTGATGGCCGAACTGCTCGCCGGCCGCTACGACACCCCTCTGGGCGAGATCAGCTTCAGCCCCGATGGCGAGGTGGTGCAACAGAGTTTCCACGTCGCCCAGGTGCGGATGCAACCCGGCGGACGAAGCGGCCGTTTCGCGCTGCTGCCCTGAGCCCAGCGTGGTTCATCTCCTGCAGATTCTGATCAACGGCCTGGCCTCCGGTTCGGTCTATGCCCTGTTCGCCCTCGGCTACACCCTGGTGTTCTCGGTGCTGGGGGTGATCAACTTCGCCCATGGGGCGGTGTTCACGATCGGGGGATACCTCACCTACCTGCTGATCGGTGGTGCGGTGGGGGCCAATGGGCTGTTGGCGGGCTGGCAACTGCCCGTTGCCCTGCCGTTCTGGCTGGCCCTGGCCGTGGCCGGAGCCGGCTCCGCCCTGGTGGGCCTGGGCGTGGAGGCCGTGGCCTTCCGCCCCCTGCGCCAGCGCGACGCCGAACCGTTGCTCTACCTGATCTCCAGCCTGGGGGCCGGGGTGGTGCTGGTGAACCTGGTGCAGCTGCTGATGGGAGCTGAGAGCTACTCGATACCAGCCTCCACCCTGGCGGCCCTGCCGCCGGCGCTGAGCCTGGGCGGCGCCCAGATCCGCACCGTGCAGCTGCTCCTGCTGCTGGTGGCCGCCCTGCTGCTGGCGCTGCTCACGATCTGGCTGGAGGGGAGCCGCAACGGCAAGGCCCTCCAGGCGGTGGCGGAAGATCCCATCACCTCCCGCCTGCTCGGCATCGATTCCGGCGCCATGATCCGCCTGGCCTTCGCGCTGAGCGGTTTCCTGGCGGGGGTGGCCGGCGGGCTGGTGGGGCTGAGCGTGAGCATCGCGGGGCCCTACTTCGGCATCGGCTACGGGCTCAAGGGTCTGGGCGTGCTGGTGCTGGGGGGGCTCGGCAGTGTGCCTGGGGCGGTGCTGGGCGGCCTGATCGTGGGACTGGCCGAAGCCCTGGTGCCCTCGGAGCTCTCCGGCTACAAGGACGGGGTGGCCTTTGCGATTCTGTTTCTGGTGCTGCTGCTCAGGCCCCAGGGACTGCTCGGCAAACCTCTGGCGAACAAGGTGTGAGCGATCTCTCCCTGCTGGTGCAGATGGGTTTCGGCGCCCTGCTGGCCCTCTCGGTCTACCTGCCCCTGCGCTGCGGTCAGCTCTCCCTCGCCACACCGGGCTTCTATGTCATCGGCGGGTATGTGGCCGCCCTGCTCTCCACCCGCTGGCCCGCCCTCACGGGTGATGGGGGGGGCTATCCCCTCACGTCCCTGGCCCTGGAGCTGCTGCTGGCGGCCCTGGTGGCGGCCGCTGTGGCCCTGCTGCTGGGCCGACCTGTGCTGCAGCTGCGCGGCATCTATCTGGCCATCGCCACCATCGCCCTGGTGGAGATCCTGCGGGTGCTGAACCTCAACCTGGACTGGAGCGGCGGCGCCGTGGGGATCTTCGGCATTCCCCAGCCCTTCGCAGGTCCGGGGGGCTATGCCCTGGCCACCGGGATCCTGCTGGCACTGGTCTGCTGGCTCTGTGCCCGTCTGGAGGCCATGCGGCTGGGACGGGCCATGGCGGCCATCCGCGATGACGAGCTGGCGGCCCGCTGCATGGGGATCCCCACGGCCGACGTGAAACTCACCGCCTTCGTGCTCAGTGCCGTGATCGCCGCCCTCACCGGTGTCCTGGCCGCCCACTTCCTCAACACGTGGAACGCCCGTCAGGGCAGCTTCGATGCCAGCGTCACCACCCTGGCGTTCGTGGTCTTCGGGGGCTCGCGGATCTGGCTCGGGCCGGTGCTGGGGGGCCTGGTGATCACGGCCCTGCCCGAACTGCTGCGGCCGGTGGGGGATCTGCGCCTGATCCTCTTCGGCCTGGTGATCCTGGTGGGGCCGATCCTCTTTCCCCAGGGCCTGGTCACCCCGGAGCGCTTCGCCAGGCTCCGGGACGCTCTGCGACGACCCTGATGCCGACCGCCTCAGCCCAAGGAACGGCTGCAGCTCCCCTGCTGGTCCTGGAGGAGGTGAGCTGCCGCTTCGGCGGCCTGCTCGCCCTGGATCGGGTGTCCCTTCAGGTGCAGCCGGGAGAGATCTTCGGACTGATCGGTCCCAATGGAGCCGGCAAGACCACCCTGTTCAACCTGATCTCCGGGGTGGGAAGGCCCACGGCCGGGTCGATCCGCTGGGGTGGTGAAGCGATCGACGGCCTGCCGCCCGACCGGATCAACCGTCTGGGGATCGGCCGCACCTTCCAGAACCTGCGCCTGTTCCAGCGGCTGAGCTGCCTGGAGAATGTGCTGATCGGTCTGCACCACAGCGCGGGCTCCCCCCTGAACGCCGCCCTGCTGGGGGGACGACCGTTTCGTCAGCACCAGGGGGAGTTGCGCCAACAGGCGCTGGAGCTGCTGGCGCTGGTGGATCTCGACACCACTGCCGGCCGGCCGGCCGGCAGCCTGGCCTATGGGTCGCAACGGCGGCTGGAGATCGCCCGCGCCCTGGCCACCGCCCCACGGCTGCTGCTGCTGGATGAACCGGCCGCCGGCATGAACCCGATCGAGAAAGAGGAGCTCTCGGTTCTGATCCGCCGCCTGCGATCCCGCTTCGATCTCAGCGTGCTCGTGATCGAGCACCATGTCCCGTTGATGATGCGCCTCTGCGACCGGCTGGCCGTGCTGAACTTCGGCCGGCGGATCGCCCTGGGCACCCCTGAGCGCGTGCGCCACGACCCGGCGGTGATCGAGGCCTATCTGGGGGTGAGCCCATGAGCTCCAGCACCGCCCCGCCGCTGCTGGCCCTGAGGGATATCTCGGTGCGCTACGGAGCGATCAGCGCCCTCAGTGGCGTCGATCTGCACATCCACGACGGGGAACTGGTGGCCCTGCTGGGTTCCAACGGTGCCGGCAAGAGCACCACCCTGCGGGCGATCTCGCAGCTGGTGAAGCCGGAGACGGGACGGATCGACTGGCAGGGCCGCTCTCTGGCCAGGACCGCCACCGAGGGAACGGTGCGGCTCGGGATCGGTCACTGCCCGGAAGGGCGCCGGGTGCTTGCCCGCCAGACGGTGGCCGTGAATCTTGAGCTCGGGGCCTACCTGCGCCGCGATCGGCGCGGGATCGAGCTGGATCTTCAGCGCTGCTACGAGCGCTTCCCCCGCCTGCGGGAGCGCCGCGCGCAACTGGCCGGCAGCCTCTCCGGCGGAGAGCAGCAGATGCTGGCGATCGCCCGCTCGCTGATGGGGCGTCCGCGGCTGCTGCTGCTGGATGAACCCAGCCTGGGGCTGGCACCGATGCTGGTGGCCGAGGTGATGGCGATCCTGCAGCAGCTTCATCGCGAGGGACTCACGATCCTGCTGGTGGAGCAGAACGCCCAGGCGGCCCTGGCCATCGCTGACCGGGGCGTGGTGCTCCAGGCCGGCCGCGTCAGCCTCAGCGGCAGCGCCGCCGAACTCCTGGCCCACGAGGATCTCAGGACCTCCTATCTCGGAGCCGAGGAGCCGGGTGATGGCTGATCTGATCCGGCGGCTGCTGATCAGCCGCTGGAGCCTGCTGCTGCCCTTCACCCTGCTGACGCTGCTCTCCGTTCCCTTTCCCGCCCTGGAGCGGATCCCGGTGCTGCTGAGCTTCGGGCTCCACGGGCTTGGCCTGGTGCCCCTGGGGCGAATGATCGCCGTGCTGGTGGAAGCCCTGGCCCAGCGACTGGGAAACCGGCTCGGCGGTCTGGTGGGAGTGGCTCTGGGCAACCTGGTGGAGCTTGTGGTCTCGTTCACCGCCCTCAACAGCGGCCTCTACCCCCTGGTGGTCACCAGCCTGGCGGGCGCGGTGATCACCAACTGCCTGCTGGTGCTCGGGCTCAGCACACTGGTGGCCAGCCGCCGCGTGATCGCGGTGCCGATCCACGCTCACAGCACGCAGCTGCAGACCCAGCAGCTGCTGATCAGCACCATTCTGCTTTCGGTGCCTTCGATCTTCCTGCTTCATCAGGGGGAGGGAATCTCCGCGGGCTCGGACCGCTTCGAAGGCTTCGCCCTCTATTCAGCCCTGGTGGCGGCCCTGGTGCTGGGGTACTACCTGCTCTCCTTCGTCTATCAACTCGGCACCCACCGTCGGTTGTTTGCCGGAGTCGAGGCAAGTCGTGGACTTCAGATGGTCAGCGCGCTTGGCCGGCATCGGGCCTCGCTGGCCACGATCCTGGTGCTGATCGCCCTGGTCAGTCTCCTGCTGGTGGGGGTATCGAAGGCCCTTGTGAGCTCCCTGGAGCAACTGGTGGCCCAGCTCGATCTGAATCCCCTGTTCGTGGGACTGGTGCTGCTGCCCCTGTTCGGCTGCTTCGCGGAAGCCGTTGTGGCCATCCAGGCGGGCCGCAACGGCAACATGGATCTGGCCATGAGCAGCACGGTGGAATCCAGCCTGCAGCTGCTGCTGTTCGTGCTGCCGGTGCTGGTCCTCTCGGGGCTGGTGATGGCGCGCTATCTGCATCTGGCCTTCCCACCGGTGGCCCTGGCCTGCCTGGGCTGCACGGTGCTGATGGTCGACTGGATCAGCAAGGACCGACAGCTCAGCTGGTACGAGGGCCTGCAGCTTCTGCTCCTCTATGCCAGCTTCGCGATCGGGGCCCTGCTGCTGCCGGCCGCCCCTTGAGCAGGGCCTTCAGCCCAGCATCAGGCCCCCCTCCTGGCGGAGGCACTCCTGGGTGCTGCGCAGGTCGTAGAGCAACTCCTCGAGGCTGAGCCGGGCCAGCTCCCGCTCCAGCGCCTGCTGCAGCCGCCGCTCCAGGGCCAGGGCCACCTGCTCCCCCGCCTGCTCGGGGGAGGGCGCGACAGCCGAAGCCTGGGAGGGATCCGACTCCACCGCCCGCAGCACCTCCAGCAGGGGAATGGCGGCGGCGGCACGCCGAAGCCTGTAGCCGCCATGACGACCCCGGCGGGCCTCCACCAGGTCAGCCCGGCGCAGCTGCAGCAGCACCTGCTCCAGCATCGGCTCGGGAATCGCCTGGCAGGCGGCCAGATCAGGCCCCGAGCGCCAGCTCTCGGGCTCCAGTGCCAGTTCCAGCAACGCCTGGATCGCCTGGAGTCCCCGGCGTTTGAGCATCACGGCCTGGGAGGGAGCATCGGGCTAAGCGCGCGGGACGGCCAGCCGCTCGAGCACGTGTTCGAGCGTGTAACCGAACAGCACCGGATCGGGATCACGGGCATCGATGTCCGCGAGGCCCAGTTCAGCCCAGCGCCGATCCACCCTGGCCTCCTGCTCCGCCGTGCGCCGCAGTGGTTCGCCCCAGTCGTGGCGCTTCTCGGGACCGATCTTGGTGGTGGCATCGATCGCCAGACGGCCACCGAGCCCGAGCCGCTCGCTGGCGAAATCCAGGGTGTCGAAGGGGGTGTCCTCGAGCACGAACAGATCCCGCTGGGGATCCACCTGGGCGCTGATCGCCCAGATCACCTGGCGTGGATCGCGGATGCTGATCGTCTTGTCGACCACCACCACGAACTTGGTGTAAGTGAACTGGGGGAGAGCACTCCAGAAGGCCATCGCCGCGCGCCTGGCCTGGCCCGGATAGGCCTTGTCGATGGCAATCACCGCCAGCTTGTAGCTGAGGCCCTCCATCGGCAGGAAGAAATCGACGATCTCCGGCACCTGCTGGCGCAGGATCGGCGTGTACATCCGGTTGAGGGCGATCGCCAGCATCGCTTCCTCCTTGGGCGGGCGGCCGCTGAAGGTGGTGAGAAAGACCGGATCGCGCCGCTGGGTGACGCAGTGGAAGCGCACCAGGGGGGAATCCTCCAGGCCGCCGTAGAAGCCCATGTGATCCCCGAAGGGGCCATCCGGGAGAACCTCGCCCGGAGCGATCGTGCCCTCCAGCACCACCTCGCTGTGGCTGGGCACCTCCAGGTTGAGCGTCTTGCACTTCGCCAGGCGCACCCCCTCCCCGGCATAGATGCCGGCGAACAACCACTCGCTCAGCTGCACGGGAATCGGGGTGGCGGCGGCCATCACCAGCAGGGGGTGCACGCCGATCGCCACCGCCACCTCCAGCGGCTTGCCCAGGGCCGCTGCCTTGCGCAGGTGGCGAGCCCCGCCGCGCACACTCAGCCAGTGCACGGTCATCGTGTTCGCTGACTGGCGCTGCAGGCGGTACACGCCCACGTTGGGCACCCCCGTTTCCGGGTCCTTGGTGATCACCAGGCCGAGGGTGACCACGCCGCCGGCATCACCAGGCCAGGGGCGCAGCAGCGGCAGGGCATCGAGATTCACCTGCTCGCCCTTGAACACCTGCTGGTGGCAGGGAGGAAGCAGGTCGAGGTCGGGGCGGGCCTTGACGACATCCCAGAGCACCCCGCCGAAGCGGGCCGCTTCCCGCAGGCCCTTGGGGGGGCGCGGTTGCTGCAGCAGGGCGAGCCGCTCGCCCAGGTCTTCGAGCTGCTCGGCCCGCTCCAGGCCCATGCTCCAGACCACCCGCTCCACCGTGCCCAGCAGGTTGACCGCCACCGGCATGGAGCTGCCGATCACGTTCTCGAACAGCAGTCCAGGTCCACCGCGGGCCAGCACCCGGTCAGCGATGGCGGCCAGCTCCAGATCGGGATCCACCGGAGCGCTGATCCGCCGCAGCTGACCACGTTGCTCGAGCAGCGCCAGAAAGCCCCGCAGGTCTCGGGTGGTGCTCCGCGGCAACACTGCCTGCATCGGTTCAGATCCGTTGCTGCCTACTGTGGCGCACCCTCCTCACCCGCCGTGCCGTGCTGATCCAGACCTTCCACACCTCCGAATGCGTGCCGGAAGCGGGGAGTGCCGAAGGCGGCAGACCCGATGCGGCTGTGGTGATCGATGTGCTGCGGGCCACCACCACCATGGCCTGGGCGCTGCAGAACGGCGCCGAGGCGATCCAGGCCTTTGCCGACCTCGAGGCCCTCAAAGCCAGTGCCGCCGCCTGGCCCCCCGAGCGACGTCTCACCGCCGGTGAGCGCGGCGGGGCCCGGGTGGAGGGCTTCGACCTGGGCAACTCGCCGCTGGGGGTGACCCCTGAGCTGGTGGCGGGCAAGCGCATCTTCATGAGCACCACCAATGGAACCCGCTCCCTCGACCGGGTGCGGGATCTGCCCCTGCTTCTCACCGCCTGCCTGCCGAACCGCACGGCAGTGGCCATACGGCTGATCGAGCGGGAGGTTGAGAACGTCTGGATCGTGGGCAGCGGCTGGGAGGGGGCCTATTCGCTGGAGGACAGCCTGGCGGCGGGCGCCGTGGGGGCCGCGTTGCTCGAGCTGGCACCGGCCGCGGGGATCAACGTGGTGGCGGGGAACGACGAGATGGTGGCGGCCCTGGCCCTCTGGCAGCAGTGGCGGCACGACCCCGAGGGCTGCCTGCGCACCGCCAGCCATGGCCAACGCCTGGAGAGGCTCGGCAACCACGATGCCGACTTCCAGTGCTGTGCCGCGCTCGACACCCTCACGATCGTGCCGATGCAGGCCGAACCCGGAGTGCTCAAAGCCAGCTGAGGCCAGCCCATGAGGGGGCCGCCCTGGCCGCCCCCCGACGGACCTCCCCCTAAAGTTCCGCCGACCTGGCACTTCCCTCCGGTGACGAGCTTTCTGGCTGCCGCGGTGCAACTCACCAGCACACCCGATCCGGACGCCAACTTCGCCGCCGCCGAAGAACAGATCGAGCTCGCCACCCGGCGCGGCGCCGAGCTGGTGGGACTTCCTGAGAATTTCGCCTTCATGGGCGACGACAACCGCCGCCTGGAGCTGGCCCCCAGCCTGGCGGACCGCTGCAGCCGCTTCCTGGTCACGATGGCGCGGCGCTACCAGGTGACACTCCTCGGCGGGGGCTTCCCCGTGCCCGCCGGCGAGCGGGTCACCTACAACCGGGCGGAACTGGTGGGCCGTGACGGCCAGCTGCTGGCCCGCTACGACAAGATCCACCTCTTCGATGTGGATCTGCCTGACGGCAACACCTACAGGGAATCGGAAACCGTCCGATCCGGCACCACGCTGCCACCTGTGGTCGATGCTCCCGGCCTCTGCCGAATCGGCCTCTCGATCTGCTACGACGTGCGCTTCCCCGAGCTCTACCGCCACCTGGCCGGTGCAGGCGCTGAGCTGATCATGATTCCGGCAGCCTTCACCGCCTTCACCGGCAAGGACCACTGGCAGGTGTTGCTGCAGGCCCGGGCGATCGAGAACACCGTCTACGTTCTCGCCCCGGCCCAGACGGGACTGCACTACGGACGCCGCCAGAGCCACGGCCACGCCCTGGTGATCGATCCCTGGGGCACGGTCCTGGCCGACGCCGGCATCGGTGTCGGGCTTGCGGTGGCCCCCGTCGACCCTGACCATGGCCGTCGGGTCCGT from Synechococcus sp. CBW1107 encodes the following:
- a CDS encoding Rrf2 family transcriptional regulator encodes the protein MLKRRGLQAIQALLELALEPESWRSGPDLAACQAIPEPMLEQVLLQLRRADLVEARRGRHGGYRLRRAAAAIPLLEVLRAVESDPSQASAVAPSPEQAGEQVALALERRLQQALERELARLSLEELLYDLRSTQECLRQEGGLMLG
- a CDS encoding branched-chain amino acid ABC transporter permease; the encoded protein is MSDLSLLVQMGFGALLALSVYLPLRCGQLSLATPGFYVIGGYVAALLSTRWPALTGDGGGYPLTSLALELLLAALVAAAVALLLGRPVLQLRGIYLAIATIALVEILRVLNLNLDWSGGAVGIFGIPQPFAGPGGYALATGILLALVCWLCARLEAMRLGRAMAAIRDDELAARCMGIPTADVKLTAFVLSAVIAALTGVLAAHFLNTWNARQGSFDASVTTLAFVVFGGSRIWLGPVLGGLVITALPELLRPVGDLRLILFGLVILVGPILFPQGLVTPERFARLRDALRRP
- a CDS encoding ABC transporter ATP-binding protein, giving the protein MSSSTAPPLLALRDISVRYGAISALSGVDLHIHDGELVALLGSNGAGKSTTLRAISQLVKPETGRIDWQGRSLARTATEGTVRLGIGHCPEGRRVLARQTVAVNLELGAYLRRDRRGIELDLQRCYERFPRLRERRAQLAGSLSGGEQQMLAIARSLMGRPRLLLLDEPSLGLAPMLVAEVMAILQQLHREGLTILLVEQNAQAALAIADRGVVLQAGRVSLSGSAAELLAHEDLRTSYLGAEEPGDG
- a CDS encoding carbon-nitrogen hydrolase family protein codes for the protein MTSFLAAAVQLTSTPDPDANFAAAEEQIELATRRGAELVGLPENFAFMGDDNRRLELAPSLADRCSRFLVTMARRYQVTLLGGGFPVPAGERVTYNRAELVGRDGQLLARYDKIHLFDVDLPDGNTYRESETVRSGTTLPPVVDAPGLCRIGLSICYDVRFPELYRHLAGAGAELIMIPAAFTAFTGKDHWQVLLQARAIENTVYVLAPAQTGLHYGRRQSHGHALVIDPWGTVLADAGIGVGLAVAPVDPDHGRRVRAQMPSLNHRRPSLF
- a CDS encoding calcium:proton antiporter, which encodes MADLIRRLLISRWSLLLPFTLLTLLSVPFPALERIPVLLSFGLHGLGLVPLGRMIAVLVEALAQRLGNRLGGLVGVALGNLVELVVSFTALNSGLYPLVVTSLAGAVITNCLLVLGLSTLVASRRVIAVPIHAHSTQLQTQQLLISTILLSVPSIFLLHQGEGISAGSDRFEGFALYSALVAALVLGYYLLSFVYQLGTHRRLFAGVEASRGLQMVSALGRHRASLATILVLIALVSLLLVGVSKALVSSLEQLVAQLDLNPLFVGLVLLPLFGCFAEAVVAIQAGRNGNMDLAMSSTVESSLQLLLFVLPVLVLSGLVMARYLHLAFPPVALACLGCTVLMVDWISKDRQLSWYEGLQLLLLYASFAIGALLLPAAP
- a CDS encoding branched-chain amino acid ABC transporter permease; this translates as MVHLLQILINGLASGSVYALFALGYTLVFSVLGVINFAHGAVFTIGGYLTYLLIGGAVGANGLLAGWQLPVALPFWLALAVAGAGSALVGLGVEAVAFRPLRQRDAEPLLYLISSLGAGVVLVNLVQLLMGAESYSIPASTLAALPPALSLGGAQIRTVQLLLLLVAALLLALLTIWLEGSRNGKALQAVAEDPITSRLLGIDSGAMIRLAFALSGFLAGVAGGLVGLSVSIAGPYFGIGYGLKGLGVLVLGGLGSVPGAVLGGLIVGLAEALVPSELSGYKDGVAFAILFLVLLLRPQGLLGKPLANKV
- a CDS encoding 2-phosphosulfolactate phosphatase family protein translates to MLIQTFHTSECVPEAGSAEGGRPDAAVVIDVLRATTTMAWALQNGAEAIQAFADLEALKASAAAWPPERRLTAGERGGARVEGFDLGNSPLGVTPELVAGKRIFMSTTNGTRSLDRVRDLPLLLTACLPNRTAVAIRLIEREVENVWIVGSGWEGAYSLEDSLAAGAVGAALLELAPAAGINVVAGNDEMVAALALWQQWRHDPEGCLRTASHGQRLERLGNHDADFQCCAALDTLTIVPMQAEPGVLKAS
- a CDS encoding UbiD family decarboxylase, whose protein sequence is MQAVLPRSTTRDLRGFLALLEQRGQLRRISAPVDPDLELAAIADRVLARGGPGLLFENVIGSSMPVAVNLLGTVERVVWSMGLERAEQLEDLGERLALLQQPRPPKGLREAARFGGVLWDVVKARPDLDLLPPCHQQVFKGEQVNLDALPLLRPWPGDAGGVVTLGLVITKDPETGVPNVGVYRLQRQSANTMTVHWLSVRGGARHLRKAAALGKPLEVAVAIGVHPLLVMAAATPIPVQLSEWLFAGIYAGEGVRLAKCKTLNLEVPSHSEVVLEGTIAPGEVLPDGPFGDHMGFYGGLEDSPLVRFHCVTQRRDPVFLTTFSGRPPKEEAMLAIALNRMYTPILRQQVPEIVDFFLPMEGLSYKLAVIAIDKAYPGQARRAAMAFWSALPQFTYTKFVVVVDKTISIRDPRQVIWAISAQVDPQRDLFVLEDTPFDTLDFASERLGLGGRLAIDATTKIGPEKRHDWGEPLRRTAEQEARVDRRWAELGLADIDARDPDPVLFGYTLEHVLERLAVPRA
- a CDS encoding ABC transporter ATP-binding protein; the protein is MPTASAQGTAAAPLLVLEEVSCRFGGLLALDRVSLQVQPGEIFGLIGPNGAGKTTLFNLISGVGRPTAGSIRWGGEAIDGLPPDRINRLGIGRTFQNLRLFQRLSCLENVLIGLHHSAGSPLNAALLGGRPFRQHQGELRQQALELLALVDLDTTAGRPAGSLAYGSQRRLEIARALATAPRLLLLDEPAAGMNPIEKEELSVLIRRLRSRFDLSVLVIEHHVPLMMRLCDRLAVLNFGRRIALGTPERVRHDPAVIEAYLGVSP